The DNA segment TTCTTCATACCCTTCTTGTCCATTGGCAAAGGAACCCCATCTGAAAATTTGTAAACTAGAGGTTAGACActgttttccagctttttgttaaAGATCAAATGCTGAAAGAGACTGTTGAATGGTAGCCATGAAAAACAGAAGAAGAATAACAGAAATATTATGCTGATTTAGTAGTGAGTATCAAAGAAAGCTAACATTGTTTTTATCCTTATACCACTCATCCACCATACGTAGGTGTTGAATACAAGGATGTCCACTCCTGTCCAGTTTTTTGCTCTTTCAGCTATAGCATCCACTTTTATTATCCTTTTCCTTATATCTATGATGTCTATGTCACTGTTGGACTCCACAAGGTAAGGGGCCCAATAGAATTCTATGGTGGCATTGTATGCCTGTGAAAGCACAGATACAAAAAGAATGAGCCTGAGTTTTCAGAAAAGAAGCATGATGTCTGAGAGTTAGTGTGCTTATTGTGTTTGTGTCAATTAGACAATTCAGAGCCAGAAGAGAATCTGATTaaggacaaaacatatatgtTCTTTCAAATATGCTTTAGGTATTGTTTTCTGATTAGAATTGGATTTTGACCTTTATAACTCAAGTTAACATTTGATAAAATGTTTTATTGAAGTGAAACTCCAATTCTGATTGGAAAACAACAGCAAAAGCATATGTAAAACTGCATCTAAGTTTTGTTCTAGTTAATAGCTGTTTGAGTTGAGTAAACATATTTGACCATCATTTCAATCAATATATCAATACCTTGGCAGTGAAGACCGAATGAACTCTCCCTAGTCTCATAGATTTATGCTTATGAGGTATGACCCATTCTACCAAGCAGACAAAAGACTCCCACTGGTTTCTTTGCAGTGAATCCCCAACAAATAGCAGTCTTTTCCCTTGAAGCTTTCTGAGGGCTAGCTCTGGGTTGAAACTGCAAAATATAGTCATTTTGGAATGTAGTTTACATAAACTAATCATACATGTATATGATAAAAAAGTTTATATACATAAAGCAACTTCTACAATTACAATTGGCAAGTTGGAGTGAGGAACTTACCGTGGCAAGGTGCAATCTTCTGGCTGCCACTCCCAGTGACGATAGTCAGAATCATTCCTCCCATTCTTGACACAAGAAAACTGTCTATCTATATATGGGCAGCTTATGTCAGAGTAGAGAGGCGTTACTGAAGAGTTAAACACCCATTTCCCATTGGCAACATTGCACTCCTCAGGGTCAAAATCAAACCTGTCATCAATCCATGATGATGCATTCACAATCACAACCTCTTCATCTGCCTTTTTGTCACCTGCTAGGACTGTCATGGTATGATGAGATATAATTGCATTAGAATCAAACT comes from the Phaseolus vulgaris cultivar G19833 chromosome 8, P. vulgaris v2.0, whole genome shotgun sequence genome and includes:
- the LOC137826462 gene encoding protein trichome birefringence-like 3; protein product: MIPSGIMKPSRGKLPLPIIIITTCVLVFVAILYAERLSFLSSKSIFKFKPCPRQITKPKSILAGDKKADEEVVIVNASSWIDDRFDFDPEECNVANGKWVFNSSVTPLYSDISCPYIDRQFSCVKNGRNDSDYRHWEWQPEDCTLPRFNPELALRKLQGKRLLFVGDSLQRNQWESFVCLVEWVIPHKHKSMRLGRVHSVFTAKAYNATIEFYWAPYLVESNSDIDIIDIRKRIIKVDAIAERAKNWTGVDILVFNTYVWWMSGIRIKTIWGSFANGQEGYEEFDTPIAYKLALKTWANWIDSTINPNKTRVFFTTMSPTHTRSQDWGNMEGVKCFNETKPVRKKQHWGTGSDKRIMSVVSKVVKKMKVPVTFINITQLSEYRIDGHSSVYTETGGKLLTEEERADPQNADCIHWCLPGVPDTWNQILLAML